The Bacteroidota bacterium genome has a window encoding:
- a CDS encoding fused MFS/spermidine synthase, with protein MPAVKSSFKKLLLVISFMEGGSVMACELIGAKLIAPYFGGSLYVWASVLAVTLSGLAAGYFLGGMLSKKYNNRSLLFYALLLAGLSFFGMTTIGNYVLGITIYMSVQWGSLVSLLTFLFPPLLFFGMASPVIINLINDDADSSGKSAGIIYSVSTVGGIFFTLLCGFYILPQYGIVKPSMVFGGIILCVALVYFILEKKYSALFIFLPVFFLFPKNYFPQDKNLSLLYESEGIPGEIKVVDYTYFSPQKEWKKARALLVNNIGQTIVDAENPEHSLLDYTNYASCIASNFPKGSRVLLCGLGGGVIYNRFRKSGFNVDAVELDPRMEEVSKKYFSVDSAANITIDDARHFLRTCNKKYDIIFFDTFHGETPPGYVITLESLKEMKKNLSEDGIIMVNFYGFYSGALGKSSAWLYKTFRKAGYKIKMLRTNLQDEKFSNLIFVAGDNEIDFSKISFAGTEMQGNNSNDCFLPPEKLNLGDAGVFTDEKPMLEYLDIAPSVEWRKAYTEYFTKNFLREKIFSR; from the coding sequence ATGCCTGCCGTCAAATCCTCCTTCAAAAAACTTTTGCTCGTTATTTCATTTATGGAAGGCGGCTCGGTAATGGCATGCGAACTCATAGGCGCAAAACTTATCGCGCCTTATTTTGGCGGCTCATTATATGTGTGGGCATCGGTGCTGGCGGTTACGCTGAGCGGTTTGGCTGCAGGATATTTTCTGGGTGGAATGTTATCTAAGAAATATAACAACCGCTCTCTTTTATTTTATGCTCTCCTGCTGGCGGGGCTTTCCTTTTTCGGAATGACAACTATTGGAAATTATGTGCTCGGCATTACCATTTACATGAGTGTGCAATGGGGAAGCTTGGTTTCACTGCTGACTTTTTTATTTCCTCCCCTGCTTTTCTTCGGAATGGCTTCGCCTGTTATCATTAACCTGATTAATGATGATGCCGACAGTTCGGGAAAAAGCGCAGGCATAATTTACTCTGTGTCCACGGTGGGAGGAATTTTTTTTACCCTGCTCTGCGGGTTTTATATTCTGCCTCAGTACGGAATTGTAAAGCCCTCTATGGTTTTTGGAGGAATCATACTATGCGTTGCGCTTGTTTATTTTATTCTTGAAAAAAAATATTCCGCACTGTTTATTTTCCTTCCTGTCTTTTTTCTTTTCCCGAAAAATTATTTTCCACAAGACAAAAACCTTTCTTTGCTCTATGAAAGCGAGGGGATTCCGGGGGAAATAAAAGTGGTGGACTATACTTATTTTTCTCCTCAGAAAGAATGGAAAAAAGCAAGAGCGCTTCTTGTAAATAATATCGGGCAAACTATTGTGGATGCAGAAAACCCTGAACATAGTTTGCTGGATTATACAAACTATGCTTCCTGCATTGCAAGTAATTTTCCGAAAGGAAGCCGCGTTCTTTTATGCGGCTTAGGCGGAGGAGTTATTTACAACCGGTTTCGCAAATCAGGTTTTAACGTAGATGCGGTAGAGTTAGACCCTCGCATGGAAGAAGTTTCCAAAAAATATTTTTCGGTTGATTCTGCTGCCAATATTACCATTGATGATGCCCGGCATTTTCTCAGAACCTGCAATAAAAAATACGATATTATTTTCTTTGATACTTTTCATGGGGAAACTCCTCCAGGTTATGTAATTACGCTGGAAAGCTTGAAAGAAATGAAAAAGAATCTTTCAGAAGATGGAATCATTATGGTGAACTTTTATGGATTTTATTCCGGTGCATTGGGAAAATCTTCTGCATGGCTCTATAAAACATTTCGGAAGGCGGGCTATAAAATAAAAATGCTGAGAACAAATCTGCAGGATGAAAAATTCAGCAACCTGATTTTTGTTGCGGGCGATAACGAAATTGATTTTTCAAAAATCTCTTTTGCAGGGACAGAAATGCAGGGGAATAATAGCAATGATTGCTTTCTGCCGCCTGAAAAATTAAACCTGGGCGATGCAGGAGTTTTCACAGACGAAAAACCCATGCTTGAATATCTGGATATCGCTCCCTCCGTTGAATGGAGAAAAGCATATACGGAATACTTCACAAAAAATTTTCTGCGGGAAAAAATATTCAGCCGGTAA